A DNA window from Zonotrichia albicollis isolate bZonAlb1 chromosome 2, bZonAlb1.hap1, whole genome shotgun sequence contains the following coding sequences:
- the SUGT1 gene encoding protein SGT1 homolog codes for MEEAAGAAAGAAPPRFSDADVDRDPGTAAQELTTALEKNPDDAECYCQRAYAHILLQKYADAVADAKKSLELNPNNAVALLRKGLGEYHIKNYASALESFREGQRLDNVDDTFTIWIKRCEEILNASQTDLNMQQQPLPPKIKYDWYQTESQVIVTIMIKNAQKDDVSVQFLERKMNASVRLPSGEDFNLKLDLLHSIVPEQSTFKVLSTKVEIKMKKPEAVRWEKLEGQGDSPKLKQFTPDTQHLYPSSSHYTRNWDKLVVEIKEEEKNEKLEGDAALNKLFQQIYSDGTDEVKRAMNKSFMESGGTVLSTNWSDVGKRKVEVNPPDDVEWKKF; via the exons ATggaggaggcggcgggagcggcagcgggagcggccccgccgcg GTTCTCGGACGCGGACGTCGACCGGGACCCGGGGACGGCGGCGCAG GAACTGACAACAGCTTTGGAAAAGAATCCAGATGATGCAGAATGTTATTGTCAACGAGCTTATGCTCATATTCTTCTACAGAAATATGCTG ATGCAGTTGCAGATGCAAAAAAGTCTCTAGAACTCAACCCAAATAATGCTGTAGCGCTCCTTAGAAAAGG GTTAGGTGAATATCATATCAAAAACTATGCATCTGCTTTAGAGTCTTTCAGAGAgggacagaggctggaca ATGTAGATGATACCTTTACTATTTGGATTAAAAGATGTGAAGAAATACTGAATG catcacAGACTGATTTG AAtatgcagcagcagcctctgccaccAAAGATCAA atATGACTGGTACCAAACAGAATCTCAAGTAATTGTGACCATAATGATCAAGAATGCACAGAAGGATGATGTCAGTGTGCAGTTTTTGGAGAGAAAG ATGAATGCATCAGTGAGACTTCCATCAGGTGAAGACTTCAACTTGAAGCTTGATCTTCTTCATTCTATAGTGCCAGAGCAAAGTACATTTAAAGTGCTTTCAACAAAG GTTGAGATAAAAATGAAGAAGCCAGAGGCTGTAAGATGGGAGAAGCTGGAGGGCCAGGGAGATTCTCCtaagttaaaacaatttacACCAG ATACCCAGCACTTATACCCATCGTCGTCTCACTATACAAggaactgggacaaactggtaGTTGAAATcaaagaagaggagaaaaatgagaaattagAAGGAGATGCTGCTTTAAATAAACTCTTCCAGCAAATCTATTCAGATGGTACAGATGAAGTAAAACGTGCCATGAACAAATCATTC ATGGAGTCTGGTGGCACAGTTCTGAGCACCAATTGGTCTGATGTTGGTAAAAGGAAGGTAGAAGTAAATCCTCCTGATGACGTGGAATGGAAAAAATTCTAA